A single window of Brachyhypopomus gauderio isolate BG-103 chromosome 21, BGAUD_0.2, whole genome shotgun sequence DNA harbors:
- the dnajc5ab gene encoding dnaJ homolog subfamily C member 5: MADQQRQRALSTSGETLYEILGVTKNATPEDIKKCYRKLALKFHPDKNPDNPEAAEKFKEINNAHTILNDPTKRNIYNQYGSLGLYVAEQFGEENVNTYFVLSSWWAKALFICCGIATGCYCCCCLCCCFNCCCGRCKPHPPADHDHDFYVSPEDLEAQVQQDERAPTDFDPIIVQPSSATETTQLTSDGHHTSYRTDTGYN; this comes from the exons ATGGCAGACCAGCAAAGGCAACGTGCTTTATCCACATCAGGGGAAACACTCTACGAGATCTTGGGTGTCACTAAGAACGCCACACCAGAAGACATCAAGAAATGCTATCG GAAACTAGCACTGAAGTTCCACCCAGACAAAAACCCCGATAACCCAGAAGCAGCAGAGAAGTTCAAGGAGATCAACAACGCTCACACAATCCTCAACGATCCCACCAAGCGCAACATCTACAACCAGTACGGCTCCCTCGGCCTCTACGTGGCCGAGCAGTTCGGGGAGGAAAACGTCAACACGTATTTTGTGCTGTCCAGCTGGTGGGCCAAG gcACTGTTTATATGCTGTGGCATTGCTACAGgctgctactgctgctgctgtctgtgCTGCTGCTTTAACTGCtgctgtgggaggtgtaagCCGCATCCGCCCGCCGACCACGATCACGACTTCTACGTCTCCCCCGAGGACCTGGAGGCTCAGGTGCAGCAGGACGAGAGAG CACCCACAGATTTTGACCCCATCATCGTTCAGCCCTCCTCCGCTACGGAGACCACTCAGCTAACGTCAGACGGTCATCACACCAGCTATCGAACCGACACCGGCTACAACTAG